A genomic window from Candidatus Pelagisphaera phototrophica includes:
- a CDS encoding class I SAM-dependent methyltransferase, which translates to MDEPISDDYSIWGYRLFLDREPESEQTIKKRTGVFKSSKLLRQHFLSSEEFIANNPEWDLFFYLGLSPKMNVSTELDSEQQKEFIQHVQKTWEALGESDPHWSVLSQDSYRSDKIGDSQKDFEKSAEIDMMILDSTLERNDIDIRSFKSCREFGCGVGRVTRLLADRFDEVEGIDISRNHLEIARKSIADDGLNHVDFRHVNDPAELARLPQTDFIFSVMVLQHNPPPIITILLENLLNSLAPNGVALIQIPTYKRTYSFEVDTYIESPPFEEDELEMHYLPQRKVFEIIDESDCRPIEVIEDNYIGRRGNELSNTFLIRKKGISSKGWGIRLKSLLGLMPPLLITDTHLETHERLRER; encoded by the coding sequence ATGGACGAACCAATCTCGGACGACTACTCTATCTGGGGATACCGGCTCTTTCTTGACCGGGAACCTGAATCGGAACAAACGATAAAAAAGCGCACTGGTGTATTCAAAAGCAGCAAACTCCTTCGCCAGCACTTCCTTTCATCTGAGGAATTCATCGCGAATAATCCAGAGTGGGACCTGTTTTTCTATTTGGGGCTTTCGCCAAAGATGAATGTTTCCACTGAACTAGACAGTGAACAACAAAAGGAATTCATTCAACACGTCCAGAAGACCTGGGAAGCGCTCGGAGAATCTGACCCCCATTGGTCCGTTCTTTCGCAGGACTCCTACCGGAGCGACAAGATCGGGGACAGCCAAAAGGATTTCGAGAAGAGCGCTGAAATCGATATGATGATTCTTGACTCAACGCTTGAGCGGAACGATATCGACATCAGAAGCTTCAAATCTTGTCGGGAATTCGGTTGCGGAGTGGGAAGAGTAACCCGTTTACTCGCAGATCGGTTCGACGAGGTTGAGGGCATTGACATCTCTCGTAATCATCTCGAAATAGCTAGGAAATCGATTGCCGACGACGGCCTGAATCACGTGGATTTTCGCCATGTGAATGATCCGGCAGAACTCGCTCGGCTTCCCCAAACCGACTTTATATTTTCGGTGATGGTCTTGCAGCATAACCCGCCTCCCATTATAACAATTCTACTGGAAAATTTGCTGAACTCACTCGCCCCAAACGGTGTCGCATTAATTCAAATACCAACCTACAAACGAACCTACTCCTTCGAAGTTGATACCTATATCGAATCCCCTCCCTTTGAAGAGGACGAGCTGGAAATGCACTACTTGCCACAGCGTAAGGTCTTTGAAATTATAGATGAATCCGACTGCAGGCCAATCGAAGTCATCGAAGACAACTACATCGGCAGAAGAGGCAACGAACTTTCCAATACTTTCCTCATACGAAAGAAAGGCATTTCGTCAAAGGGATGGGGGATACGGCTCAAGTCTCTTTTGGGGCTAATGCCTCCGCTCCTTATAACGGATACCCACCTGGAAACCCACGAGCGGCTTAGAGAGCGGTAA
- a CDS encoding YebC/PmpR family DNA-binding transcriptional regulator has protein sequence MSGHSKWSTIKRKKGAADAKRGQIFSRLSKEITLAAKNGGGDPDMNPKLRTVLLKARAENMPVENTERAIKKGTGELPGVVYEEFVYEGYAPHGVAAIIEVTTDNKNRAASDVRSTFSKNGGNLAGAGAVAFMFQRTGQFIISKDKADEETLMDIVLEAGAEDLKVEEEYFEVLAPLTEFDHVSQALSQAGIEPDNAELAYLPENLTPISSAEDAKQVLRIIDALDDLDDVQNVFHNADIPEAFMPDDG, from the coding sequence ATGTCCGGACACAGTAAATGGTCTACCATCAAACGGAAAAAAGGCGCCGCTGACGCTAAGCGAGGCCAAATATTCAGTCGCCTTTCCAAAGAAATCACGCTCGCCGCGAAAAATGGCGGAGGCGACCCGGATATGAATCCAAAGCTTCGCACCGTGCTTCTCAAGGCAAGGGCTGAGAACATGCCGGTCGAAAACACCGAGCGGGCAATTAAGAAGGGTACCGGTGAACTTCCAGGGGTCGTTTACGAAGAGTTTGTCTACGAAGGGTATGCCCCGCATGGGGTGGCTGCCATAATCGAGGTTACAACGGACAACAAGAACCGGGCCGCATCGGATGTCCGCTCCACCTTCTCCAAGAACGGCGGAAATCTCGCGGGCGCTGGAGCGGTCGCGTTCATGTTTCAAAGAACCGGCCAATTCATTATTTCCAAGGATAAGGCTGACGAGGAGACGCTGATGGATATCGTCCTAGAAGCAGGGGCCGAAGACCTTAAAGTAGAGGAAGAATACTTCGAAGTGCTCGCCCCTCTGACAGAGTTTGACCATGTAAGCCAGGCTCTCTCTCAAGCTGGAATCGAACCAGACAACGCGGAACTCGCCTATCTACCGGAAAATTTGACCCCCATCTCCAGTGCTGAGGACGCGAAGCAAGTCCTCCGCATCATAGATGCCTTGGACGATCTCGACGATGTCCAGAACGTTTTCCACAATGCGGACATCCCGGAGGCGTTCATGCCGGATGACGGGTAG
- the rnpA gene encoding ribonuclease P protein component: MTPKLTLKSGQRLKRNNDFVRTRRHGRTYRCPYFALFSTTHTEESGGHLSARIGISASKRVGNAVARNRLKRRFRELFRLRQHEIRQEADIVISIRFPANRATLSELEHRFEQAIQYNGLIRPERSSSP; the protein is encoded by the coding sequence ATGACTCCGAAGCTTACCCTTAAGTCAGGCCAGCGACTAAAGCGAAACAACGACTTCGTTCGCACGCGGAGACACGGCCGAACCTACCGTTGTCCGTATTTCGCCCTCTTTTCAACTACACACACAGAGGAAAGTGGAGGGCACCTCTCTGCCCGTATTGGAATCTCCGCCTCTAAGCGAGTAGGCAACGCCGTCGCCAGAAACCGACTCAAGAGACGCTTCCGCGAGCTCTTCCGACTCCGGCAACATGAAATCCGCCAGGAAGCAGACATCGTGATCAGTATTCGATTCCCTGCAAACCGTGCCACTCTCAGCGAATTGGAACATCGGTTCGAGCAAGCTATCCAGTACAATGGCCTGATTCGCCCTGAGCGCTCCAGCTCCCCATAA
- the yidC gene encoding membrane protein insertase YidC, producing MDKKNTAIGLLLLASAFALMFFQAPPPSQPIETAPAPPAQSPSQNTPSNPSEAIPFIVPQANLNVSGPAELESIGTNLNERIVTRDNALMEARFTNYGGAIQEIVLKDFERSRDDDSPYIMNERRSGPALELTGLQGLDKSESFQLVEPSDPNTVEFRKVINDNYQITRRYTISQDVENEKAYLVRHELEFRNLTANPLFIGEFNLNSGTVAPSGPQDAQLLTFGYFDGEDTEFLAQGKFTGSNIPFFKSAPRDSISENRNVGWVSLKNQFFITILKPDQPGIGYFAQPVQFPQSADESRPQLGMTGSMKLGSFTLAPQDTQTYGFDYYIGPKEFDRVSRVGENTEEGMQFGFFGAISKLLLTMMNGFYSFTHNYGVAIILLTLAIKIVFLPINLMSSRSMKRMGKLGEPMKTINEKFADNPTKKQQLMMEMYKLNKVNPVAGCLPMIIQIPIFFGLFYMLRSAAELRLADFVWIRDLSMEEGIFNLPFSIPFMGDQFNILPFIYLVSLVVQMGMMPTPSVDNAQVKMMKFMPYIFFPIIYTFASGLVLYWTVNNVFTIGQQWMINRKKDDFELVLPAALKKAMEAPKKKKKRR from the coding sequence ATGGATAAGAAAAATACCGCTATTGGACTTCTGCTCCTCGCTAGCGCATTCGCCCTGATGTTCTTTCAGGCTCCGCCGCCTTCTCAACCGATTGAGACGGCCCCCGCTCCTCCTGCCCAATCGCCGAGCCAAAACACACCATCTAATCCGTCTGAAGCGATTCCCTTCATTGTGCCACAGGCAAACCTGAATGTTTCCGGCCCTGCAGAACTGGAGAGCATTGGAACGAACCTGAACGAGAGAATTGTCACCCGTGACAACGCCCTAATGGAGGCGAGGTTCACTAACTATGGGGGAGCGATACAGGAAATCGTCCTCAAGGATTTCGAAAGGTCTCGCGACGATGATTCCCCCTACATCATGAACGAACGTCGCTCCGGTCCAGCCCTTGAACTAACGGGGCTCCAAGGACTCGATAAAAGCGAATCCTTCCAGCTCGTAGAACCCAGCGATCCGAACACCGTTGAGTTTCGGAAAGTCATAAATGACAACTACCAAATTACCCGGCGCTACACGATTAGTCAGGACGTTGAAAACGAGAAGGCCTATCTCGTCCGCCATGAACTTGAGTTTCGCAACCTCACGGCTAACCCGCTTTTCATCGGAGAATTCAACCTGAATTCCGGTACCGTCGCTCCCTCAGGCCCCCAAGACGCGCAACTTCTAACGTTTGGCTACTTTGATGGGGAAGACACTGAATTTCTTGCGCAGGGGAAATTCACTGGCAGCAACATTCCTTTCTTCAAATCTGCGCCGCGCGACTCCATTAGCGAGAATCGCAATGTTGGTTGGGTGTCCTTGAAAAACCAGTTTTTCATCACCATACTAAAGCCAGACCAGCCCGGGATTGGATACTTCGCTCAACCCGTCCAGTTCCCTCAATCCGCCGACGAGTCTCGGCCTCAGCTTGGCATGACAGGTTCCATGAAGCTTGGCAGTTTCACTTTGGCTCCCCAGGACACGCAAACGTATGGGTTTGACTATTACATTGGACCGAAGGAGTTCGATCGCGTTTCAAGGGTGGGAGAGAACACAGAGGAGGGAATGCAGTTCGGCTTCTTTGGAGCGATTTCAAAACTGCTACTAACCATGATGAATGGGTTCTACAGTTTCACCCACAATTACGGAGTCGCGATCATTCTACTTACCCTCGCAATCAAGATAGTGTTTCTTCCCATCAACCTCATGTCTTCACGCTCCATGAAGCGAATGGGAAAGCTCGGTGAGCCGATGAAGACCATCAACGAGAAGTTCGCCGACAACCCCACGAAAAAGCAGCAGCTGATGATGGAGATGTACAAGTTGAACAAGGTAAATCCTGTTGCGGGCTGTCTGCCAATGATCATCCAGATTCCAATCTTTTTCGGCCTTTTCTATATGTTAAGAAGCGCCGCTGAGCTTCGTTTAGCCGATTTTGTCTGGATTCGCGATCTTTCCATGGAGGAAGGCATTTTTAATCTACCCTTCTCCATCCCCTTTATGGGGGACCAGTTCAATATTCTGCCTTTCATCTATCTGGTTTCACTGGTCGTTCAGATGGGCATGATGCCAACTCCCTCAGTGGACAACGCCCAGGTTAAGATGATGAAGTTTATGCCCTACATATTCTTTCCAATCATCTATACTTTCGCTTCTGGTCTCGTTCTATACTGGACTGTCAACAACGTCTTCACCATCGGCCAGCAATGGATGATCAATCGTAAGAAGGACGACTTCGAACTCGTACTACCCGCAGCCTTGAAAAAGGCGATGGAAGCTCCCAAAAAGAAAAAGAAGAGACGTTAG
- the rpmH gene encoding 50S ribosomal protein L34 has product MRPTYRPHRLKRVRKIGFRARMGTRGGRALINARRRKGRKRLVNV; this is encoded by the coding sequence ATGAGACCGACATACAGACCACACCGCTTGAAACGAGTTCGCAAGATAGGCTTCCGTGCTAGAATGGGAACCCGAGGCGGCCGTGCCCTCATCAATGCCCGTAGACGCAAGGGTCGCAAACGGCTCGTGAACGTGTAG